From a single Hymenobacter sp. YIM 151500-1 genomic region:
- a CDS encoding M16 family metallopeptidase — protein MIHFEEFTLDNGLRCIVHEDHTTPMAVLNVLYNVGSRDEDPEHTGFAHLFEHLMFSGSVNIPSYDEPLQKVGGENNAFTSPDITNYYLTLPAANLETGFWLESDRMLNLAFSEQGLEVQRKVVVEEFKQNYLNQPYGDVWLKLRPLAYQHHPYQWATIGKEVGHIENATMQQVRDFFRKHYSPANAILVVAGDVTVAEARRLAEKWFGPIPGGTRYERQLPQEPRQTEARFLEVAAEVPLAALYKVYHMPARGEAGYHAADLLSDVLGRGKSSRLYQQLVKERPLFNSISASVTGSLEPGLLVVSGKLNAGVSLEEADAAVEEIVAGLRTELVPTEELEKVKNQAEVSIVFSEIELLNRAMNLAFSKLLGDANLVNQESAKVQAVTPEQVLAQAQEVLRPDNCSTLYYRALTPQPTSARKPELVEEAE, from the coding sequence ATGATTCACTTCGAAGAATTTACCCTCGATAATGGCCTGCGCTGCATTGTGCACGAGGACCACACCACGCCCATGGCCGTGCTCAACGTGCTGTATAATGTGGGCTCCCGCGACGAAGACCCCGAGCACACGGGCTTTGCGCATTTGTTTGAGCACCTGATGTTTTCGGGCTCCGTCAACATTCCGAGCTACGACGAACCCCTGCAAAAGGTGGGCGGCGAGAACAATGCCTTTACCTCGCCCGACATCACCAACTACTACCTCACCCTGCCGGCGGCCAACCTCGAAACCGGATTCTGGCTGGAGTCGGATAGGATGCTGAACCTGGCGTTTTCGGAGCAGGGCCTGGAAGTGCAGCGCAAAGTGGTGGTGGAAGAGTTCAAGCAGAACTACCTCAACCAGCCCTACGGCGACGTGTGGCTGAAGCTGCGGCCCCTGGCCTACCAGCACCACCCTTACCAGTGGGCCACCATCGGCAAGGAGGTAGGCCACATCGAAAACGCCACCATGCAGCAGGTGCGCGACTTTTTCCGCAAGCACTACTCGCCCGCCAATGCCATTCTGGTAGTGGCCGGCGACGTAACCGTGGCCGAGGCCCGGCGCCTGGCCGAGAAGTGGTTTGGGCCGATTCCGGGGGGCACGCGCTACGAGCGGCAGCTGCCCCAGGAGCCGCGCCAGACCGAAGCCCGCTTCCTGGAAGTAGCCGCCGAGGTGCCGCTGGCGGCGCTGTACAAAGTATACCACATGCCGGCCCGCGGCGAAGCCGGCTACCACGCCGCCGACCTGCTGTCGGACGTGCTGGGGCGGGGCAAGTCGAGCCGGCTGTACCAGCAGCTGGTGAAAGAGCGGCCCCTGTTCAATTCCATTTCGGCCTCGGTGACGGGCTCTCTGGAGCCGGGCCTGCTGGTGGTGAGCGGCAAGCTGAATGCCGGCGTGAGCCTGGAAGAAGCCGACGCGGCCGTGGAGGAAATTGTGGCCGGACTGCGCACCGAGCTGGTGCCAACTGAGGAACTGGAAAAGGTGAAAAATCAGGCTGAGGTCAGCATTGTGTTCAGCGAAATCGAGCTGCTGAACCGGGCCATGAACCTGGCTTTCAGCAAGCTGCTCGGCGACGCCAACCTCGTGAACCAGGAAAGCGCCAAGGTGCAGGCCGTGACGCCTGAGCAGGTGCTGGCCCAGGCCCAGGAGGTGCTGCGCCCCGACAATTGCAGCACGCTCTACTACCGCGCCCTCACCCCGCAGCCCACCTCTGCCAGGAAGCCGGAGCTGGTAGAAGAGGCGGAGTAA
- a CDS encoding SusC/RagA family TonB-linked outer membrane protein, which produces MLCKVSVSADFAANLPGCDKNLYRWIDKAYGIGRAPASIFRAQFPPLFFSMPRLLPFGLLLPLSLPTLAQQPDTLAARRVGVAVVADSLPLVIPDVSSLLSGHLSCGFAGVIIQRNPLSPYLSIQEQLRQVAGVQASPYSGAPWAQAVVRIRGAASLSSNAQPLYVVDGVPVFQNTFQAPVSGSSAGFLPAEATELDVNPLLSLPTEDIELVEVLKGALGTARYGSQGLNGVISITTRRGAAGPLRVNYSGYGGVQRTRQPYELLNAQQYAALANEAASAAGQPAPFSAAQVAAFGQGTDWQDEVLRTAAVQEHHLSAQGGKARTRYYASADYLSNRGIIVGSSLTRYAARAAVEQGIGQKLRLSAQAGISQTSQRLPLHSTVEWALINLPTAPVRNPDGTFFTASQLGRNAVQLAEENYQTPRQRRLLAQALAQYTLLPGLTAEMRVNLEQAGLQSSSYRPAFGTLPGGLREEYEATYRQWVLNPALRYSRSLQNGRHVVDASLEAFRQARTEEYKYTEFFLGPDLGPSGKSTMLSSTRVDAYRLEAGYTLAGRYQVQGSLRRDGSGVFGLDNRWEWLPGAQLTWHAGQEDFLKGHSILDRLDVWAGWGRTSGSGNIGRNSTSTPLFTPNGFISTAVFLREPTQQLEAGVTANLWQSKLQLTGTAYTRRTSTESLVVGLTQFFASNELRNRGVELTIASSWQAGSVAGTSSLAAAVNQNRYQQNSHIDFLTLYQRLVDKQTLSTFYGARYLGVDGNGQPRFEDKNGDGQIRFEDYQPLGSGLPRQLLSFGQQVSFKRFSLQAQLDGQFGYQIHNTLLPLLERPNGATNGTTRLLDRWTSTNPTTNVPAANQRLQLPSVSTYTLQSGNHVRLTSLTFTYKVWEKEARNFSVWMGGYNLFVLTKYRGYDPNISSAGSDNRQAGVDTSSYPTARTVVLGVRATL; this is translated from the coding sequence ATGCTTTGTAAAGTATCTGTTTCAGCTGATTTCGCCGCTAACCTGCCTGGCTGTGACAAGAACCTTTATAGATGGATAGATAAAGCGTATGGAATCGGCCGGGCACCAGCATCTATCTTCAGGGCTCAATTTCCTCCCCTATTTTTCTCTATGCCCCGACTTTTACCCTTCGGCCTGCTGCTTCCACTTTCACTTCCCACTCTAGCCCAACAGCCCGATACGCTGGCTGCGCGCCGGGTGGGCGTGGCGGTGGTGGCAGATAGTCTCCCTCTTGTTATACCTGACGTATCATCTCTGCTAAGTGGCCATTTGTCATGTGGCTTTGCAGGCGTTATTATTCAGCGTAACCCGTTGAGCCCATATCTGTCTATTCAAGAACAGCTCCGCCAGGTTGCCGGCGTGCAAGCTTCGCCGTACTCTGGGGCACCGTGGGCCCAAGCGGTGGTGCGCATCCGGGGCGCGGCTAGTTTGTCCTCAAATGCGCAGCCGCTATATGTGGTAGATGGGGTACCGGTGTTTCAGAACACGTTTCAGGCACCAGTGAGTGGTTCTTCGGCTGGTTTCCTGCCAGCTGAGGCCACGGAGCTAGACGTAAATCCGCTGCTGAGCCTGCCCACGGAGGACATCGAGTTGGTAGAAGTGCTGAAAGGCGCCCTGGGCACAGCGCGCTATGGCTCCCAAGGACTGAACGGCGTTATCAGCATTACCACCCGCCGCGGGGCTGCCGGGCCGCTGCGGGTGAACTATTCGGGCTACGGAGGGGTGCAGCGCACCCGGCAGCCGTATGAGCTGCTGAACGCGCAGCAATATGCCGCGCTGGCTAATGAGGCAGCATCGGCAGCCGGCCAGCCTGCACCTTTTTCGGCGGCGCAGGTAGCTGCTTTCGGACAAGGCACCGACTGGCAGGACGAAGTGCTGCGTACAGCGGCCGTGCAGGAGCACCACCTCAGCGCCCAGGGCGGCAAAGCCCGCACCCGGTACTACGCCAGCGCCGACTACCTTTCCAACAGAGGCATTATAGTGGGTTCGTCGTTGACCCGCTACGCCGCCCGCGCCGCTGTGGAGCAGGGCATTGGACAGAAGCTGCGCCTGAGCGCGCAGGCCGGCATTAGCCAGACCAGCCAACGTCTACCGCTCCACAGCACAGTGGAATGGGCTCTAATTAACCTGCCTACCGCGCCGGTTAGAAACCCGGACGGCACCTTTTTCACAGCAAGCCAACTTGGGCGAAACGCTGTGCAATTGGCCGAGGAAAACTACCAGACACCCCGGCAGCGCCGCCTGCTGGCGCAGGCCCTTGCACAGTACACGCTGCTGCCGGGCCTAACGGCGGAAATGCGCGTCAATCTGGAACAAGCCGGCTTGCAAAGCAGCTCCTACCGTCCTGCTTTCGGTACGCTGCCGGGTGGCTTGCGCGAAGAATACGAGGCTACGTATCGGCAGTGGGTGTTGAATCCGGCCCTGCGCTACAGCCGCAGCTTGCAGAATGGCCGCCATGTGGTAGACGCCAGCTTGGAGGCTTTTCGCCAGGCCCGAACTGAGGAGTACAAGTACACAGAATTCTTTTTAGGCCCCGACCTAGGCCCTTCGGGCAAGAGCACCATGTTGTCCAGTACGAGGGTAGATGCCTACCGCCTGGAAGCCGGGTATACGCTGGCGGGCCGCTATCAGGTGCAGGGCAGCTTGCGCCGGGACGGGTCGGGCGTGTTCGGGCTGGACAACCGATGGGAATGGCTGCCGGGGGCCCAGCTCACGTGGCACGCGGGGCAGGAAGACTTTCTGAAAGGGCACTCCATCCTTGACCGACTGGACGTATGGGCTGGGTGGGGGCGTACATCGGGTTCCGGCAACATCGGGCGCAATTCCACATCTACACCCCTGTTCACTCCGAATGGATTCATTTCCACAGCGGTATTCCTGCGGGAGCCAACGCAGCAGCTGGAAGCTGGCGTAACGGCAAATCTATGGCAAAGCAAGCTGCAGCTGACTGGCACGGCTTACACGCGCCGAACGAGCACAGAAAGTTTGGTTGTGGGACTCACACAATTTTTTGCCTCTAACGAGCTACGCAACCGGGGCGTGGAGCTTACCATTGCCAGCAGCTGGCAGGCTGGTTCGGTGGCCGGAACATCAAGCCTGGCCGCTGCCGTCAATCAAAACCGCTATCAGCAGAATTCTCACATTGATTTTTTGACTTTGTATCAGCGCCTCGTTGATAAACAGACACTCAGCACCTTCTACGGCGCCCGATACCTGGGAGTGGACGGTAATGGTCAGCCTCGCTTCGAGGACAAAAACGGCGACGGGCAAATCAGGTTTGAGGACTACCAGCCCCTAGGCAGCGGCTTACCGCGGCAGCTGCTCAGCTTCGGGCAGCAGGTGTCTTTCAAGCGCTTCTCCTTGCAAGCCCAGCTCGACGGCCAGTTTGGCTACCAGATCCATAATACCCTGCTTCCTTTGCTGGAACGGCCGAATGGCGCTACCAATGGCACCACCCGGCTACTGGACCGCTGGACGTCGACCAATCCAACCACTAACGTGCCGGCTGCTAATCAGCGGCTACAGCTGCCCTCTGTCAGCACCTACACGCTACAGTCGGGCAACCACGTGCGGCTGACTTCTCTTACCTTTACCTACAAGGTTTGGGAGAAAGAAGCACGCAACTTTTCGGTATGGATGGGCGGCTACAACCTGTTTGTGCTGACCAAGTACCGCGGCTACGACCCCAATATCAGCTCCGCCGGCTCCGACAACCGCCAGGCGGGGGTTGATACCTCCTCCTACCCCACCGCCCGCACCGTGGTGCTGGGCGTGCGGGCTACTTTATAG
- a CDS encoding alpha-ketoacid dehydrogenase subunit alpha/beta: MNFDRKDYSNDTLLHLYQHLLKPRLIEEKMLILLRQGKVSKWFSGIGQEAISVGSTLALDEDEYILPLHRNLGVFTGRHVPLDRLFAQWQGKTHGFTKGRDRSFHFGTNEHHIVGMISHLGPQLAVAGGIALADVLDQRPKVTVTYSGDGGASEGDFHEALNVAAVWQLPVIFIIENNGYGLSTPSNEQFRFKSFIDKGPAYGMEAVQVDGNNVLDVYDTVRRLAQDLRQNPRPVLLEALTFRMRGHEEASGTKYVPQELFEQWAQKDPVDTYEKWLLHEGILDEDARMRYRETIKREIEEGLRLADAQPMPTADAAEEVRDMYAVGSKKLVVGSGTTDERSDNPDVVPFAPMPATENQLPTTNYQLPTTEKRFVDAIQDGLRVSMERFPELVLMGQDIAEYGGVFKITEGFVQEFGKGRVRNTPLCESAIVGAGLGLSIKGKKAMVEMQFADFVTCGFNQIVNNLAKSHYRWGQNADVVVRMPTGAGTAAGPFHSQSNEAWFTHTPGLKVVYPSNPHDAKGLLCAAFEDPNPVMYFEHKLLYRSITGPVPDGYYTTPIGEAALAREGEELSIITYGAGVHWALALADELHLSADILDLRTLLPWDQQAVRRTVEKTGRVIILHEDTLTGGLGGEIGAWIAEHCFQHLDAPVHRVASLDTAVPFSPPLEKVFLPQQRLRETVEKLRSY; this comes from the coding sequence ATGAACTTTGACCGCAAAGACTACTCCAACGACACCCTGCTCCACCTCTACCAGCACCTGCTCAAGCCCCGGCTGATTGAGGAGAAAATGCTGATTTTGCTGCGCCAGGGCAAGGTGAGCAAGTGGTTTTCGGGCATCGGGCAGGAGGCTATTTCGGTGGGCAGCACCCTGGCCCTGGATGAGGACGAGTACATCCTGCCCCTGCACCGCAACCTGGGCGTGTTCACGGGCCGCCACGTGCCGCTGGACCGCCTCTTTGCGCAGTGGCAGGGCAAAACCCACGGCTTCACCAAGGGCCGCGACCGGAGCTTCCACTTCGGCACCAATGAGCACCACATCGTGGGCATGATTTCGCACTTGGGGCCGCAGCTGGCCGTGGCCGGCGGCATTGCCCTGGCCGATGTACTCGACCAGCGCCCCAAAGTCACCGTGACGTATAGCGGCGACGGCGGCGCCTCCGAGGGCGACTTCCACGAGGCCCTGAACGTGGCCGCCGTGTGGCAGCTGCCGGTCATCTTTATCATCGAAAACAACGGCTACGGCCTGAGCACGCCCTCCAACGAGCAGTTTCGCTTCAAGTCCTTTATCGACAAAGGCCCCGCCTACGGCATGGAGGCTGTGCAGGTAGACGGCAACAACGTGCTGGACGTGTACGACACTGTGCGCCGCCTGGCCCAGGACCTGCGCCAGAACCCGCGGCCCGTGCTGCTGGAGGCCCTCACGTTCCGGATGCGCGGGCACGAGGAAGCCTCTGGCACCAAGTACGTGCCCCAGGAGCTGTTTGAGCAGTGGGCCCAGAAAGACCCCGTAGATACCTACGAAAAGTGGCTGCTCCACGAAGGCATCCTGGACGAGGACGCCCGCATGCGCTACCGCGAAACCATCAAGCGCGAAATCGAAGAAGGCCTGCGCCTGGCCGACGCCCAGCCCATGCCCACCGCTGATGCGGCCGAGGAAGTGAGAGATATGTATGCGGTTGGTAGTAAGAAGTTGGTAGTTGGTAGTGGGACAACAGACGAGCGCAGCGACAACCCCGACGTCGTGCCCTTCGCGCCAATGCCTGCCACCGAAAACCAGCTTCCAACTACCAACTACCAACTACCAACCACCGAGAAGCGGTTTGTGGATGCCATTCAGGACGGGCTGCGGGTGAGCATGGAGCGGTTTCCGGAGCTGGTGCTGATGGGCCAGGACATTGCCGAGTACGGCGGGGTGTTCAAGATTACCGAGGGCTTCGTGCAGGAGTTTGGCAAGGGCCGGGTGCGCAACACGCCCCTGTGCGAGTCGGCCATTGTGGGAGCGGGGCTGGGGCTGAGCATCAAGGGCAAGAAGGCCATGGTGGAAATGCAGTTTGCCGATTTCGTAACCTGCGGCTTCAACCAGATTGTGAACAACCTAGCTAAAAGCCATTACCGCTGGGGCCAGAACGCCGACGTGGTGGTGCGCATGCCCACCGGCGCCGGCACCGCCGCCGGGCCCTTCCATTCCCAGAGCAACGAGGCCTGGTTTACGCACACGCCCGGCCTGAAAGTGGTGTACCCCAGCAACCCCCACGACGCCAAAGGCCTGCTCTGCGCCGCCTTCGAGGACCCCAACCCGGTGATGTACTTCGAGCACAAGCTGCTCTACCGCAGCATCACGGGCCCCGTGCCCGACGGCTACTACACCACGCCCATTGGGGAGGCAGCCCTGGCCCGCGAGGGCGAGGAGCTGAGCATCATCACCTACGGGGCCGGGGTGCACTGGGCTCTGGCTCTGGCCGACGAGCTACACCTCTCGGCCGACATTCTGGACCTGCGCACCCTGCTGCCCTGGGACCAGCAGGCCGTGCGCCGCACCGTGGAAAAAACCGGCCGCGTCATCATCCTGCACGAAGACACGCTCACCGGCGGCCTAGGCGGCGAAATCGGGGCCTGGATTGCCGAGCACTGCTTCCAGCACCTCGACGCCCCCGTGCACCGCGTAGCCTCCCTCGACACGGCCGTACCCTTCTCACCGCCCCTGGAAAAGGTGTTTTTGCCCCAGCAGCGCCTGCGCGAAACCGTGGAGAAGCTGCGCAGCTATTAA
- the ytxJ gene encoding bacillithiol system redox-active protein YtxJ has translation MTPWQPLTQPEQLTDIVRESFEHPVLIFKHSTSCSISAAAKSKLERQWPEADLSGATLYYLDLLRYRPISNEIAQQFGIRHESPQLLLIQNGECQYDASHMGIRLSEVKEVIG, from the coding sequence ATGACTCCCTGGCAGCCCCTTACCCAGCCCGAGCAACTCACCGACATTGTGCGCGAGTCGTTCGAGCATCCGGTTCTTATCTTCAAGCACAGCACTTCCTGCTCCATCAGCGCCGCCGCCAAAAGCAAGCTGGAACGCCAGTGGCCCGAGGCCGACCTGAGCGGCGCCACGCTCTACTACCTCGATTTGCTGCGCTACCGCCCCATTTCCAACGAAATAGCCCAGCAGTTCGGCATCCGCCACGAGTCGCCCCAGCTGCTGCTCATCCAAAACGGCGAGTGCCAGTACGACGCCTCCCACATGGGCATCCGCCTCAGCGAGGTAAAAGAGGTAATCGGGTAG
- a CDS encoding OsmC family protein, producing MPTATAHYAGHLRTEATHVASGNTILTDAPVDNHGRGEAFSPTDLVGAALGSCMMTIMGIVAERHQLDLTAVRWDVTKHMLAEPRRIGQLDVHFQMPASLTDKERAVLENAARTCPVALSLNPEIKQQVQFTYA from the coding sequence ATGCCTACCGCCACCGCCCACTACGCCGGCCACCTGCGCACCGAAGCCACGCACGTAGCTTCCGGCAACACCATCCTGACCGACGCCCCCGTAGACAACCACGGCCGGGGCGAGGCCTTTTCGCCTACCGACCTGGTAGGCGCGGCCCTGGGCTCCTGCATGATGACCATCATGGGCATTGTGGCCGAGCGACACCAGCTCGACCTGACAGCAGTGCGCTGGGACGTAACCAAGCACATGCTGGCCGAACCCCGGCGCATCGGCCAGCTCGACGTGCATTTTCAGATGCCCGCCTCGCTCACCGACAAGGAACGGGCCGTGTTGGAAAACGCCGCCCGCACCTGCCCCGTGGCTCTCAGCCTCAACCCCGAAATCAAGCAGCAGGTTCAGTTTACATACGCGTAG